A single window of Falco peregrinus isolate bFalPer1 chromosome 11, bFalPer1.pri, whole genome shotgun sequence DNA harbors:
- the NKX2-4 gene encoding LOW QUALITY PROTEIN: homeobox protein Nkx-2.4 (The sequence of the model RefSeq protein was modified relative to this genomic sequence to represent the inferred CDS: deleted 1 base in 1 codon) translates to MSLSPKHTTPFSVTDILSPMEESYKKFGGMDGAGGLGAPLGPYRQPPVPAAAAAVPQHVVAGPTGAAAYHMPHGVSQFPHGAVGGYCNGGLGNMGELPAYPEGMRSGTAAGSGWYGAGGDPRYSSISRFMGPSAGMNVAGMGGLSGIAEGAKAIVPLHAAPRRKRRVLFSQAQVYELERRFKQQKYLSAPEREHLASLIHLTPTQVKIWFQNHRYKMKRQAKDKAAAQQLHPDGGSSGLCQQHSPRRVAVPVLVKDGKPCPPPGSGTPAPGQPAPPPPAASTGALPAAAPGAHPHPGSLGQAADLEELSPSPPALHGQVPPLAPMDSAGVDYNSGMVSPNLLYGRTW, encoded by the exons ATGTCGCTGAGCCCCAAGCACACGACGCCCTTCTCGGTCACCGACATCCTCAGCCCGATGGAGGAGAGTTACAAGAAGTTCGGCGGCATGGAcggggcgggcgggctgggCGCGCCCCTTGGGCCCTACCGCCAGCCGCCGGTGcccgccgctgctgccgccgtGCCACAGCACGTCGTGGCGGGCCCCACTGGGGCGGCTGCCTACCACATGCCCCACGGCGTCTCCCAGTTCCCGCACGGCGCCGTCGGGGGCTACTGCAACGGCGGGCTGGGCAACATGGGTGAGCTGCCCGCCTACCCTGAGGGGATGCGGAGCGGCACAGCGGCGGGCAGCGGCTGGTATGGGGCCGGCGGTGACCCTCGCTACTCCAGCA TCTCCAGGTTCATGGGTCCATCGGCAGGGATGAACGTGGCCGGGATGGGCGGCCTGAGTGGCATCGCCGAGGGCGCCAAGGCCATCGTGCCGCTCCACGCGGCCCCgcggaggaagaggagggtgcTCTTCTCCCAGGCGCAGGTCTACGAGCTGGAGCGGCGCTTCAAGCAGCAGAAGTACCTGTCGGCGCCGGAGCGGGAGCACCTGGCCAGCCTGATCCACCTCACCCCCACCCAGGTGAAGATCTGGTTCCAGAACCATCGCTACAAGATGAAGCGCCAGGCCAAGGACAAGGCGGCCGCCCAGCAGCTGCACCCCGACGGTGGCAGCAGcggcctctgccagcagcactcaCCGCGCCGCGTCGCCGTGCCCGTGCTGGTGAAGGACGGCaagccctgcccgccgccgggcagcggcACCCCGGCCCCTGGGCAGcccgctcccccgccccccgccgcctccaCCGGGGCCCTGCCTgccgcagcccccggcgcccACCCACACCCCGGCTCGCTGGGGCAGGCGGCCGACCTGGAGGAGCTCTCGCCCAGCCCGCCGGCGCTGCACGGCCAGGTG CCCCCTCTGGCCCCCATGGACTCGGCCGGCGTCGACTACAACAGCGGCATGGTCAGCCCCAACCTGCTCTACGGCAGGACGTGGTAA